In Drosophila gunungcola strain Sukarami chromosome X unlocalized genomic scaffold, Dgunungcola_SK_2 000056F, whole genome shotgun sequence, the following are encoded in one genomic region:
- the LOC128261113 gene encoding dynein axonemal intermediate chain 7 homolog produces the protein MPPKKKLSKKEKARLEAEQAELMRIEMEKEKLKKLEEARQRKKLEMEQAKHRQQQEVAENRLRRSQLKDSMLFFDAVRTAIEAIKDGERHERDWEKFMRCNGLPNAASPSDLRKYIHQWHTDIARRHLESRNWLLRTDERTLLTQDAQVPDLTRISLRQQQGRLGDVYSQRIQEVLGVDPHELDEMLPFKQKSALIAADLVKLKTEMRVFLRQHLDEFTYKTMSHIERDMEIDRPGVSKHIYTSDVFQSFVWTFSKDAQIALNPKARIGEQSAHNEIDFPTIEMQISLPPTVYLQSSALRGLRLNYDHFSDYCSSFCLKHARSANANILRQTKREWRKRKEILQAMLDECGREIPLSELEQLTQDQHSASSQPPRERTYDVDKLYAEYEDELSKAHRRAIGPEAYGMLETDVNLRKYRIIGGVYCIDFLETPQQDKQLNARSFIRTITSANSLVHKEYYQTYKPPPPVLPGVRRLPEEIEAEMRWIEAALDKLALVTLQLPDSVIWFEPPVACRWETNVETLEMELADGMKPESKKSPIEADAEADATGAVTGTAAETTATPTEATPLSTHAQPSPLKSSPRCPARLRSQKSDIPGESRLQVLREINDFDLRAIPSDVDLYGLVKDFVVPRLPQGFCVRLEQSTPIMSTGLRHRKVMFLARQTHIRLGQQGKEQTDDQLAIPKELQKLRSNKTGLGAEFLDTEEPAEMFPPLCFDKLLKFRQLAPRSGPPAHLQGYLFSQLIEDMDRLWRLQLPRDQQEELIQQISEQLSPTGSRASEPAEKDCRQVENDEDLAENLQPLSQELVDVLQPAAAAAAFAYYTGISFVRDSQLPPEPEPEATAKRSNSMDSSEDDDDDVDSLVELLEGGASTAGNTLHDLLGPPSKSDNSDSESKQKMSNAAAITQGKWSTRDVHDTKFNEDKLSIQFRTGRLGIFGFALNKYSNMPYQTWDLRPDMKNPGTIIFSFTASLISLDMTITESGYTVNNFQGGSTQGITDMIGKTLSLAELKATLILSAVDIFPDEDAFCYTEGSCEKNYVMEMHCYACLSTLAQSHNFSWSRWNLLAGSRTAVLLVRELIEGKKVPYYSTLLVTPLKTSIIDCTEVSASFNAVGIAGMEYYADLYQLSQAHAQPGSLEKQRTMSPVLRDNIAKILMAIRPLSLC, from the exons ATG CCGCCGAAAAAGAAGCTCTCGAAGAAGGAGAAGGCCCGTCTGGAGGCCGAGCAGGCCGAGCTCATGCGGattgaaatggaaaaggaGAA ACTCAAGAAGCTGGAGGAGGCCCGTCAGCGCAAGAAGCTGGAGATGGAGCAGGCGAAGCAccggcagcagcaggaggTGGCCGAGAACCGGCTGCGGCGGTCGCAGCTGAAGGACAGCATGCTCTTCTTCGACGCCGTGCGCACGGCCATCGAGGCCATCAAGGATGGGGAGCGGCACGAGCGGGACTGGGAGAAGTTCATGCGGTGCAACGGCCTGCCGAATGCGGCCAGTCCGAGTGACCTACGCAAGTATATCCACCAGTGGCACACGGACATAGCTCGGCGGCACTTGGAGTCCCGCAACTGGCTGCTGCGCACCGACGAGCGCACCCTGCTGACCCAGGATGCCCAGGTGCCGGATCTGACCAGGATTTCGCTGCGCCAGCAACAGGGTCGACTGGGCGATGTCTACTCCCAGAGAATTCAGGAGGTTCTGGGGGTAG ATCCTCATGAGCTGGATGAAATGCTGCCGTTCAAGCAAAAATCGGCCCTCATTGCCGCCGATCTGGTGAAGCTAAAGACCGAGATGCGGGTGTTCCTCAGGCAACATCTGGATGAGTTCACCTACAAGACCATGTCACACATTGAAAGGGATATGGA AATCGATAGGCCAGGTGTGTCGAAACACATCTACACCTCGGATGTGTTCCAGAGTTTTGTCTGGACCTTCTCCAAAGATGCTCAAAT AGCCCTCAATCCAAAAGCCCGAATTGGCGAGCAGTCCGCGCACAATGAGATCGACTTTCCAACCATCGAAATGCAAATCTCACTGCCACCCACGGTTTATTTGCAGAGCTCAGCTTTGCGGGGTCTCAGGTTGAATTATGATCACTTTAGTGACTATTGCAGCAGTTTTTGCTTGAAACATGCACGGTCTGCAAATGCTA ATATCCTGCGGCAGACAAAGCGGGAGTGGCGCAAGCGGAAGGAGATCCTGCAGGCGATGCTCGACGAGTGCGGCCGGGAGATTCCCCTGTCGGAGCTGGAGCAGCTCACCCAGGACCAGCACTCGGCCAGCTCGCAGCCTCCGAGGGAGCGCACCTACGACGTGGACAAGCTGTATGCCGAGTACGAGGACGAGCTGAGCAAGGCCCATCGACGGGCCATCGGACCGGAGGCCTACGGCATGCTGGAGACGGACGTCAATCTGCGCAAGTACCGCATCATTGGCGGCGTCTACTGCATCGACTTCCTCGAAACTCCGCAGCAGGACAAGCAGCTAAATGCAAGATCCTTCATTCGCACCA TCACTTCGGCCAACAGTTTGGTGCACAAGGAGTACTACCAGACCTACAAGCCACCACCTCCAGTTCTGCCCGGAGTGCGACGATTGCCCGAGGAGATTGAAGCTGAAATGCGATGGATTGAGGCGGCGCTGGACAAACTGGCATTGGTCACTCTGCA ATTACCGGACTCGGTGATTTGGTTCGAGCCACCAGTGGCCTGTCGCTGGGAAACGAATGTGGAGACCTTGGAAATGGAGCTGGCCGATGGCATGAAGCCGGAGTCGAAGAAATCACCCATTGAGGCCGATGCGGAGGCGGATGCCACGGGTGCGGTGACCGGAACGGCGGCTGAAaccacggccacgcccaccgagGCCACGCCCCTCTCCACGCACGCCCAACCCAGTCCCCTGAAGAGTTCACCCCGCTGTCCGGCGCGTCTGCGTTCCCAGAAATCGGACATTCCCGGAGAATCACGGCTTCAGGTACTCCGGGAAATAAACGATTTCGATCTGCGGGCCATTCCCAGCGATGTGGATTTGTATGGCCTGGTCAAGGACTTTGTGGTACCGCGTTTGCCCCAGGGATTCTGCGTTCGCCTGGAACAATCGACGCCGATCATGTCCACGGGTCTGCGACACCGGAAAGTGATGTTTTTGGCCCGACAAACCCACATCCGATTGGGTCAGCAGGGCAAGGAACAAACAGACGATCAACTGGCGATACCGAAGGAGCTTCAGAAGCTGCGGTCCAACAAAACGGGTCTGGGAGCCGAGTTTTTGGACACCGAGGAGCCAGCCGAAATGTTTCCTCCCCTGTGCTTcgacaagcttctcaagttCCGGCAGCTGGCACCACGATCTGGGCCACCGGCCCACCTCCAGGGCTACCTATTCTCCCAGCTAATCGAGGACATGGATCGACTGTGGCGACTGCAACTGCCAAGGGATCAGCAGGAGGAGCTCATCCAGCAGATATCCGAGCAGCTTTCGCCGACTGGCTCGCGGGCGAGTGAGCCGG CTGAGAAAGATTGCAGACAGGTGGAAAACGATGAGGATCTGGCGGAGAATTTGCAGCCACTTAGTCAGGAGCTAGTAGATGTGCTGCAACCCGCCGCGGCAGCAGCCGCATTCGCCTACTATACGGGTATCTCCTTTGTCCGGGACTCACAGCTCCCGCCGGAACCCGAACCGGAGGCCACAGCCAAACGCTCCAACAGCATGGACAGCagcgaggacgacgacgatgatgtGGACAGCCTGGTGGAGCTCCTCGAAGGAGGAGCCTCCACGGCGGGAAATACGCTGCACGACCTGCTGGGTCCTCCCAGTAAAAGTGACAACAGTGACAGCGAAAG CAAACAGAAAATGAGTAATGCGGCAGCAATAACTCAGGGCAAATGGAGCACTCGCGATGTTCACGATACCAAGTTTAATGAGGACAAGCTCTCAATTCAATTCCGAACGGGAAGATTGG GTATTTTTGGATTCGCTTTGAATAAATACAGCAATATGCCCTATCAAACTTGGGACCTTCGGCCAGATATGAAAAA TCCTGGCACCATCATCTTCAGTTTTACGGCCTCGCTGATCAGTTTGGATATGACCATCACCGAATCGGGCTATACAGTCAACAATTTTCAGGGTGGCAGCACTCAGGGCATTACCGATATGATTGGGAAGACATTATCGCTGGCGGAGCTCAAGGCCACTCTGATCCTGTCCGCAGTGGATATTTTTCCAGACGAGGACGCCTTCTGCTACACGGAGGGATCCTGCGAGAAGAACTACGTGATGGAGATGCACTGCTATGCGTGCTTGTCCACTTTGGCCCAGTCGCATAACTTCAGTTGGTCGCGTTGGAACCTTTTGGCTGGTTCCCGAACTGCCGTCCTGCTCGTTCGTGAACTAATCGAGGGCAAGAAGGTGCCGTACTACTCCACTTTGCTGGTCACCCCGCTCAAGACCTCGATCATCGACTGCACAGAGGTGTCGGCCAGTTTCAATGCCGTGGGCATTGCCGGAATGGAGTACTACGCCGATCTGTATCAGCTGTCGCAGGCCCATGCGCAACCAGGAAGTTTGGAGAAACAGCGGACCATGAGTCCCGTTCTGAGGGACAATATAGCCAAGATTTTGATGGCCATTCGACCGCTCAGTTTGTGttga